In Gammaproteobacteria bacterium, one DNA window encodes the following:
- a CDS encoding relaxase/mobilization nuclease domain-containing protein, giving the protein MIAKIIPIKSVRKSNYSALIQYLTNPQDKSERISQIKVSNCYSDDQTAALIEIQNTQEMNKRAKSDKTCHLVLSFPEGERLSHADLNKIEERFCDALGFTGHQRFSVVHDDTNNLHMHIAINKIHPKNLTIHNPYYDYKKVAKLCEQIEQEYGLTKVNHETVSDKASRVAQEIEARTGVESLLSWIKRKCLDEMKQSGNWQDLHKVLARHGLEIKERGNGFVLVANNGVAVKASSIDRSLSKGNLTQRLGAFVQNDHSVQPSRSNTKQYQPKPLQNRIDTSELYARYQQEQNDSAKQRTTQWAMLRQSRDQLIDRAKREAKLKRNIIKSIKAGRLAKKALYATAYRQFKTTVEVIKSDYQKAYQHSKTSHSRMGWLDWLTFEAKNGNAEALAVLRSRRVGQFKGNQITTKQSNAGFSTDGHFKDSLVESITKIGTVTYQAGSTTIRDDGKRLIVLPDTSSDALRDILQVAMKKYGSHLAINGTKSFCLEIAEVAAQNQMHVTFDDKRLEQYRQQLMKQYKVSKAQSAERIRSTTSTPRRSL; this is encoded by the coding sequence ATGATCGCTAAAATCATACCCATCAAGTCAGTGCGCAAAAGCAATTATTCTGCGCTGATACAGTATCTGACCAACCCTCAAGACAAGAGTGAACGTATCAGTCAGATCAAGGTATCAAACTGTTATTCAGACGATCAGACAGCTGCTCTGATAGAAATACAAAACACACAGGAAATGAATAAGCGCGCCAAATCAGATAAAACTTGTCATTTGGTGTTGAGCTTCCCGGAAGGAGAGCGTCTGTCACATGCTGATCTGAATAAAATTGAAGAGCGATTCTGTGATGCTTTGGGTTTTACCGGTCATCAACGGTTCAGCGTAGTCCACGATGATACCAATAACCTGCACATGCATATCGCCATCAACAAGATACATCCTAAAAACTTAACAATCCACAATCCTTATTATGATTACAAAAAGGTAGCGAAGCTTTGTGAGCAAATCGAACAGGAATATGGCTTAACAAAAGTTAACCATGAAACTGTGAGCGACAAAGCGTCCAGAGTAGCGCAGGAAATTGAAGCCAGAACCGGTGTGGAGAGCTTGCTTAGCTGGATCAAGCGTAAGTGCTTGGATGAAATGAAGCAGTCGGGCAACTGGCAGGATTTACATAAGGTTCTAGCTAGACATGGCCTTGAAATCAAGGAACGTGGCAACGGGTTTGTATTGGTTGCCAACAATGGTGTAGCTGTTAAAGCAAGCTCTATTGATCGCTCTTTATCCAAAGGGAATTTAACTCAACGACTGGGTGCATTTGTACAGAATGATCATTCTGTACAGCCTTCACGTTCAAACACCAAACAATATCAACCAAAACCATTGCAGAATCGAATCGATACTTCAGAGCTTTATGCTCGATACCAGCAAGAGCAGAATGATTCCGCCAAACAGCGAACTACTCAATGGGCCATGTTGCGACAAAGCAGAGATCAATTAATTGACCGCGCCAAACGAGAAGCGAAACTCAAGCGCAACATCATTAAAAGTATCAAAGCCGGGAGATTGGCCAAAAAAGCATTGTATGCAACTGCATATCGGCAATTCAAAACAACAGTCGAGGTTATTAAAAGCGATTATCAGAAAGCCTACCAGCACTCTAAAACCAGTCATTCCAGGATGGGGTGGCTGGATTGGCTCACATTTGAGGCAAAAAATGGCAATGCTGAAGCATTGGCTGTCTTGCGATCCAGAAGAGTGGGTCAATTTAAAGGCAACCAGATAACGACTAAGCAGAGTAATGCTGGTTTCAGCACTGATGGCCACTTCAAGGATAGTTTGGTGGAATCGATCACCAAAATCGGCACAGTCACTTATCAAGCAGGATCAACCACCATCCGCGATGACGGCAAGCGGTTAATCGTGCTGCCGGATACATCGTCTGATGCCTTGAGGGATATTTTGCAAGTCGCCATGAAGAAGTACGGCAGTCACCTGGCGATCAATGGAACTAAATCGTTTTGTCTTGAGATCGCTGAAGTGGCCGCACAAAACCAAATGCACGTGACATTTGATGATAAGCGGCTTGAACAATACCGTCAGCAGTTGATGAAACAGTACAAAGTATCCAAAGCGCAATCGGCAGAAAGGATACGATCCACAACCTCAACTCCCAGAAGGAGTCTTTAA